DNA sequence from the Bacillus mesophilus genome:
CTAATGTTCGGGATATGGAAAATCTACTATTAAAACTAAATGATAAGCATCAATTAATTCGTATCCTTGATATTAATCATAATATTGTAATCTCTGTATCTAATGACTTTCCAGGACAGCTTTCTACTGCAAAATATCCGTCTAGAGATGGAATAGAGCAATTTCAATACGAAGGTGATCTCTATCTAGTTGCATGGGAGCATGTGAATTCGCGGTCCTTTCAAGGAACAGTAGAGGTAGTACGTAATTTGAAATCGTTTGAAGATCTGATTAACATAATATTAATGATTATATTTGGATTTGCACTTGCAACGATTCTCATAAGTATCGTTAGTGGGTTGATTATATCAAGACAATATATTAATCCCATAAAGGGATTAAACCAGGCAATCATGAGAGTAAAAGAAGAAGGCTTCCAAACAAGAGTGACAGAAACCCAGCATGATGATGAATTCAGAGAACTTACGACCATTTTTAACGAAATGATGGAACGCGTAGAGGAGACCTTTCAACAACAAAAGCAGTTTGTGGAAGATGCTTCCCATGAACTACGAACACCAATTGCAGTAATCGATGGCCATATAGCACTTTTAAAGAGATGGGGAAAGAATGACCCAGATGTTTTAGAGGAATCCTTATCAGTTTGTAAATCAGAAATTGGTCGATTACAAAAACTTGTCTTGGAACTACTCGAACTAACAAGGTCTGAGACAATCGAAAATGCTGAGATTACACCTATTCCAATCGTAGAAGTGGTCGAACAAATCACTAAAACTTTTGCTATTCTTCATCCTGATTTTACTATTACTTTTAATAATAAAACGGAGGATAAGGTTCAAACCCTTATATCAAAACATCACTTAGAACAAATTATTTTAATTTTATTGGATAATGCGGTAAAATATTCTCCTTACGAAAAACGGATTGACGTCCTTATACAAAAGGAAAGTGATAAAGTGTTCGTCAAAATCATTGATCAAGGGTTAGGGATCTCAGAAGTAGAAAAAAATAAAATCTTTAACCGTTTTTACAGAGTTGATAAAGCTAGAAGTAGAGAACAGGGTGGAGTTGGACTGGGTTTGTCAATTGCTAAGAGAATTGTAGAAAAGTATAAAGGAGATATCGCTGTAAATAGTAGTGAGAACTCCGGATCAACCTTTATCGTTAACTTTCCAATAAGTAAATAAATATTAATAACAAAAATCATCAGTGGGGTAGAGCTCCTTCCCTGTTGATGTTTTTTTTGCGTTTCTTACAACTCTTTTACGATGCGATTACAAGCGGTCGTAATTCAATAAATTTCGTCGAAACCTGTACATACCAGTAGACACCAAAGAAAAAACTGTGGAGGTTATGATGATTTCTCGAGATGCATACTATGACAATGCTAAATTTTTATTAATTTTTTTAGTAGTTTTTGGACATTTAATTCAATCATATATAGAGGAGAGTAAAGTAATCTTAACTTTATATCACACAATCTATGTATTTCATATGCCAGCCTTTATTTTGATCTCTGGTTTTTTTGCTAAAGGGTTCAAACAAACAGGGTACTTGCAAAAGGTGGCAAAAAAACTGATAATCCCTTACCTTATTTTTCAAGGAATCTATTCATTTTTTTATTATGTGATTCAGGGTAAAGATCTAACATCTTTAAATCCATTAGATCCGCATTGGTCACTTTGGTTTTTAATTAGTTTGTTTTTTTGGAATGTCATGCTATATGTTTTTACAAAGTTATCACCACTAACGGCAATAGGTAGTGCAATTATGCTAGGTGTGCTAATTGGCTATATTAATGAAGTGAATGGGTTTTTAAGTTTATCAAGAACTTTTGTTTTTTTTCCTTTATTTTTGGTGGGTTTTTATTTAAGTAAGGAGCACTTCCAAAAAATGAAAGTAATTCGTATTAAAATAGCCGGACTACTCATTCTGTTGTGTACATTCATCATGTTTTTCTTTTTACCTGACTTTAACTATCAGTGGTTATTTGGATCAAAGCCTTATGAGATGTTAGGGGCATTTGGTGTGAATGGCCCTGTTATTAGATTATCCATTTATGTATTGTCGTTTTTAACTACGTTATCATTTTTAGCTCTAGTTCCTTTACGAAGACTTTTCTTTACAAAGTGGGGAACTAGCACTATATACGTTTATTTATTACATGGATTCTTCATAAAATCATTTAGAAATAGTCAATTTGTGGATGTAATCAATAGGACATAGCAATTGCTATTGTTGGTACTTTTTGCAATGCTACTCACGATGATTTTATCAAGTACTGTAATTAGGCGACTAACGCAACCGTTGATTGAGTTGAAATTTAATAGTTGGAAGCAAAGTTTTAAGAAATTAGTAC
Encoded proteins:
- a CDS encoding HAMP domain-containing sensor histidine kinase produces the protein MKRLIHSFQSISLKWRLTLSTSLLMFLTFIIFSFAEYEILYNWLLGQEREAVSKTRDEVAAYYQQINRPFQNTNVRDMENLLLKLNDKHQLIRILDINHNIVISVSNDFPGQLSTAKYPSRDGIEQFQYEGDLYLVAWEHVNSRSFQGTVEVVRNLKSFEDLINIILMIIFGFALATILISIVSGLIISRQYINPIKGLNQAIMRVKEEGFQTRVTETQHDDEFRELTTIFNEMMERVEETFQQQKQFVEDASHELRTPIAVIDGHIALLKRWGKNDPDVLEESLSVCKSEIGRLQKLVLELLELTRSETIENAEITPIPIVEVVEQITKTFAILHPDFTITFNNKTEDKVQTLISKHHLEQIILILLDNAVKYSPYEKRIDVLIQKESDKVFVKIIDQGLGISEVEKNKIFNRFYRVDKARSREQGGVGLGLSIAKRIVEKYKGDIAVNSSENSGSTFIVNFPISK